A stretch of Dromaius novaehollandiae isolate bDroNov1 chromosome 8, bDroNov1.hap1, whole genome shotgun sequence DNA encodes these proteins:
- the LRRC52 gene encoding leucine-rich repeat-containing protein 52, producing the protein MSPSGGPQPLSLMFLLGMGLASENINCPSRCSCQYLEVNCTGQQLQEFPMTIPLDTRQLILATNKISYLPAVELSFLADLVYLDCRENLLGDDLDFTFIGVAKLVYLDLSFNNLTQVTFSTFSQLISLVVLKMSDNPNLVAIEKDAFANNTWLRYLDVSRTGLLFLDTSTVRDLPNLRFLALSDNLWHCNCSFLDFTTWMTKSNVHFPDAENITCYMPEGLRGVKVPAVEVQLRFNCLTQLHKQDYIFLCLIGFCIFSAGTVAAWLAGICAVIYEVHTAKGEDDEEEEEDTTTQNWL; encoded by the exons ATGTCCCCTTCAGGTGGACCCCAGCCCCTGAGCCTCATGTTTCTTTTGGGGATGGGGCTGGCATCAGAGAATATCAACTGCCCAAGCAGGTGCAGCTGTCAGTACCTGGAAGTGAACTGCACAGGGCAACAGTTGCAGGAGTTCCCTATGACCATCCCACTGGATACCAGGCAGCTGATTCTGGCAACAAACAAGATCTCGTACCTGCCTGCAGTGGAATTGAGCTTCCTCGCTGACCTGGTGTATCTGGACTGCCGGGAGAACCTCTTGGGGGATGACCTGGATTTCACTTTCATTGGTGTGGCCAAGCTCGTCTACCTGGACCTCAGCTTCAACAACCTCACGCAGGTCACCTTCAGCACCTTCTCACAGCTCATCAGCCTGGTAGTGCTGAAGATGTCAGACAATCCCAACCTTGTGGCGATTGAGAAGGATGCCTTTGCCAACAACACCTGGCTGAGGTATCTGGACGTGAGCCGGACTGGCTTACTATTCCTGGACACCAGCACTGTCCGTGACCTGCCCAACCTGAGGTTTCTGGCGCTCAGTGACAACCTTTGGCACTGCAACTGTTCCTTCTTGGACTTCACCACCTGGATGACAAAGAGCAACGTTCATTTTCCAG atgctgagaaCATCACCTGCTACATGCCAGAAGGTCTGCGTGGCGTGAAAGTGCCTGCCGTGGAGGTACAGCTCCGGTTCAACTGCCTGACCCAATTGCACAAGCAGGACTACATCTTTCTGTGTCTCATTGGCTTCTGTATATTCTCAGCTGGCACTGTGGCAGCCTGGCTGGCTGGCATCTGTGCAGTCATATATGAAGTCCACACTGCAAAGGGGGAGgatgatgaagaggaagaggaagacacAACCACTCAGAACTGGCTCTAG
- the LOC135329007 gene encoding LOW QUALITY PROTEIN: adenylate cyclase type 10-like (The sequence of the model RefSeq protein was modified relative to this genomic sequence to represent the inferred CDS: deleted 1 base in 1 codon), whose translation MGASQRPGVSAQVCAVVSCPPPCWARSSSPEVPRYRRALTMACAWERRAWCCSELGEVAAYVPDLLLSEDLKQENRSVQHFHGVLLFADVSGFTALTEKFSQSISLEQGADEVTQTLNHYLSDISEELLAFGGDILKFAGDAVLVLWRVKQTELKDTISLVLQCSQQIQEKYGIRETDVGQKLRLKIGISAGHISLLTVGDKREQHFLLLGQTVGEVWQAQNLATASDVVLSAGCWELCDQSKITAKRIKGQAAAVKVTGVERMSVCQREELFSQFPQARLNSSCPELSGILRPAVTLAPCRSLWKLLRKYIPATVLRKLDDRQPLDYMSELRPVTCLFVKLHFAAHVNLAQLCKAIQDSSVMISEIIRPYKGEINKIIMFDKGCTFLCVFGLPGEKVPYESVHALESALKISKACCSRPMKIEAVSVGVTSGTVFCGVVGHRVRHEYTVMGQKVNLAARLMECYPGIVCCDAATYAASRLPCSYFKELPEVKMKGVVNPGTIHQYLGMSEKLIAGMEVPKARSAYPTLLGREKEMALFESYLKAYVARKESRIVAFEGVMGSGKSHLLTELAYLGQAAGHRVVAVELTERNLRQACSAMHMMLAVAMGLQACQSCSARQLVLQQKLRGLMGESSYCLLNVPFLVKFPLSEKVSKMSDAQRTAALESVLKKVLQKTVEEEVVVFVIDNAHYIDATSWAFLWRMLRDVPAFLVMGLAPGRSRRQRLCKAAADILKLQQTTCVHLEELKPSAVVQKACQALGVVSMPRALETFLMQRSYGIPYYCEELLSHLNRHNMLLFHPLRKDGKTEAKWESLFTSAMQASPGAACHSSSAGKDCRVCTVRPDVNLQNTVLPPTLKEIALTELDSMEPSEQLVLKCAAIIGPMFTTELLFHILPTWTKAKMEKALNVLVRGRILKWLKAEKVAEDGSVSTKGSAASLEEECGAQKWSSGETEKTARLQSGVLAFCAPLLREAAYELWPKAQRVAMHHKCAAFLQRQAHKCQCCGGGDFVAFHRFAISGIQEGQSCDDFPSKCSLPSWEASLGKPETERDEQPTTSETAKALQEGKSFLVVTSRATQRFLAKTEQIPTVASETKGMRGAVRSCECKAIVELVLVPLAHHHMAMGNDAGALYYLLECAAAYLHVCDNYLAFTNLTKAEVLMSSERAKKAKVLACFEEATFLSLKGEVCCNMGCTDLAEMMTRKALSLLNRQFPVTSAGVVFKSLLEKSKHASWEATKASCLHQEAGRERLPWLLRQSRCLFLLRQLFSLESASSGRRRSRLAALMEVNTAEESGDASHILWAYVEYAQRCQDLGCREEWLQYGRAAMQLSSDIEPFGGGVLNAAKFAQALSHLNLSLGNLPLSVDVGYRAKSLCAELEQPDLDREVLATLFTALFLQMRYPECVEVLARLEKQVAGEHRIIGQACFFSCCLDLLLYAGWEYKSFEECRSFVEQNEANCILKSQKSILFGLFSSLALWFARLGQWDNFQKPFEKAKQLLKGADASVPATQACSRLLECYSLLLRKDIEHCSARAWESRAGALRLAEEAFARCSTSPVFYARVYHLKAYIFRMLGDKHESQLCLTQGLQACALNGNLLEKTWLEMSSEQWSTGKAFRHQSPPGPAPEAKPEVCSSRYLLKLPVLQSTDAPP comes from the exons ATGGGCGCCTCACAAAGGCCTGGGGTCAGTGCGCAAGTCTGCGCGGTGGTGTCTTGTCCTCCTCCCTGCTGGGCACGGTCGTCTTCTCCTGAGGTACCGCGG TACCGCAGGGCGCTGACGATGGCTTGTGCTTGGGAGAGAAGGGCATGGTGCTGCTCGGAACTGGGGGAAGTAGCTGCTTACGTTCCTGACCTGCTTTTGTCTGAGGACTTGAAGCAGGAAAACCGTTCCGTTCAGCACTTCCATGGAGTCCTGCTCTTTGCGGATGTGTCAG GTTTCACTGCTCTGACAGAGAAATTCAGCCAGAGCATCAGCCTAGAGCAGGGTGCGGATGAGGTGACGCAAACCCTCAATCACTACCTGAGCGACATCTCGGAGG agctgctggcttttGGAGGGGACATCTTGAAGTTTGCAG GGGACGCCGTGCTGGTGTTGTGGAGGGTAAAGCAGACCGAGTTGAAGGacaccatcagcctggtgctgcaGTGCAGCCAGCAAATCCAGGAGAAGTATGGGATCCGTGAGACGGACGTGGGCCAGAAGCTCCGACTGAAGATAG GGATCTCGGCAGGGCATATATCCCTGCTGACTGTCGGAGACAAACGGGAGCAGCACTTCCTGCTCCTTGGCCAGACCGTGGGTGAAGTTTGGCAGGCCCAAAACCTTGCCACCGCAAGTGATGTCGTCCTGTCAgccggctgctgggagctgtgtgACCAGAGCAAGATCACGGCAAAGAGAATTAAAGGCCAAGCAGCTGCTGTGAAG GTTACAGGCGTGGAACGGATGTCTGTGTGTCAACGTGAAGAACTCTTCTCTCAGTTTCCCCAAGCCCGGCTGAACTCCTCTTGTCCTGAACTGTCAG GCATCCTGAGGCCCGCTGTTACCCTGGCCCCTTGTCGCTCTCTGTGGAAGCTGCTGCGCAAGTACATCCCAGCGACggtgctgaggaag CTTGATGACAGACAGCCCCTGGACTACATGTCTGAGCTCCGGCCAGTCACCTGCCTGTTTGTcaagctgcattttgctgcccATGTCAACTTAGCGCAGCTCTGCAAAGCTATCCAGGACAGCAGCGTGATGATATCGGAGATCATCCGTCCTTACAAGGGCGAGATCAACAAGATCATCATGTTTGATAAA GGCTGCACGTTCCTGTGTGTATTTGGACTCCCTGGAGAGAAGGTGCCCTACGAAAGCGTTCACGCCTTGGAAAGTGCTCTTAAAATCTCCAAGGCGTGCTGCTCGAGGCCTATGAAAATCGA GGCGGTCTCCGTTGGGGTTACCAGTGGGACGGTGTTCTGCGGAGTCGTTGGCCATCGTGTGAGGCACGAATACACAG TCATGGGCCAGAAGGTGAACTTGGCAGCCCGGCTGATGGAGTGCTACCCCGGCATAGTGTGCTGTGACGCAGCAACCTACGCCGCCTCTCGGCTGCCCTGTTCCTACTTCAAGGAGCTGCCAGAGGTGAAGATGAAGGGGGTTGTGAATCCTGGCACCATCCATCAGTACCTGGGGATGTCGGAGAAGCT CATAGCTGGCATGGAGGTTCCGAAGGCGAGGTCCGCGTATCCCACCTTGCTCG GTCGGGAGAAGGAGATGGCCCTCTTTGAAAGTTACTTGAAAGCCTACGTGGCTAGGAAAGAAAGCCGCATCGTGGCATTTGAGGGCGTTATGGGCTCTGGAAAGAGCCATCTCCTCACTGAACTTGCCTATTTaggccaggctgctgggcacaG GGTAGTGGCTGTGGAGCTGACGGAGCGGAACCTGAGGCAGGCCTGCTCTGCCATGCACATGATGCTGGCTGTGGCCATGGGCCTCCAGGCCTGTCAGTCGTGCAGCGCCAGACAGCTCGTCCTGCAGCAAAAGCTCCGAGGGCTGATGGGAGAGAGCAGCTACTGCCTCCTCAATGTCCCTTTCCTGGTTAAG TTTCCGCTGTCGGAGAAGGTCTCCAAGATGAGTGACGCTCAAAGGACAGCGGCACTGGAGTCGGTGCTTAAGAAAGTGCTACAGAAG ACGGTTGAAGAAGAAGTTGTCGTATTTGTCATCGACAACGCGCACTACATTGACGCGACCTCCTGGGCTTTTCTGTGGCGGATGCTCAGAGACGTCCCGGCCTTCCTGGTCATGGGCTTGGCTCCTGGTCGCTCTAGAAGACAGAGGctttgcaaagctgcagcagACATCCTGAAGCTGCAGCAAACAACCTGTGTCCATCTGGAAGAGCTGAAACCTTCAGCTGTTGTGCAGAAAGCCTGCCAGGCCCTTGGAGTTGTCAGCATGCCCCGGGCCCTAGAGAC GTTCCTGATGCAGAGAAGCTACGGGATCCCATATTACTGTGAGGAACTGCTGAGCCACCTTAATCGCCACAACATGCTCTTGTTCCACCCGCTGCGGAAGGATGGAAAAACGGAGGCCAAGTGGGAGAGCCTCTTCA CTTCTGCGATGCAGGCTTCTCCTGGGGCAGCATGCCACAGCTCCAGCGCGGGGAAGGACTGCAGGGTGTGCACCGTCAGACCTGACGTGAACCTGCAGAACACCgtgcttccccccaccctgaaAG AGATTGCGCTGACTGAGCTGGACAGCATGGAGCCCTCAGAGCAGCTGGTTTTGAAGTGTGCAGCCATCATCGGGCCGATGTTTACCACCGAGCTGCTGTTCCACATCCTCCCCACGTGGACCAAGGCTAAGATGGAGAAGGCATTGAACGTCCTGGTGAGAGGCCGCATCTTGAAGTGGCTGAAGGCTGAAAAGGTGGCGGAAGACGGCAGTGTTTCCACCAAGGGGTCCGCCGCCTCTCTGGAGGAAGAGTGCG GTGCCCAGAAGTGGTCCTCGGGTGAGACCGAGAAGACCGCGAGGCTGCAGTCCGGCGTCCTGGCCTTCTGCGCCCCGCTGCTGCGGGAGGCTGCCTATGAGCTGTGGCCCAAGGCGCAGAGGGTGGCCATGCACCACAAGTGCGCGGCCTTCCTGCAGAGGCAAGCGCACAAGTGCCAGTGCTGCGGCGGAGGGGACTTTGTGGCTTTCCACCGCTTTGCCATCAGCGGCATCCAGGAGGGACAGAGCTGTGACGACTTCCCCAGCAAATGCTCCTTGCCCAGCTGGGAGGCCTCCCTGGGCAAACCCGAGACGGAGCGAGATGAGCAGCCCACCACTTCGG AGACTGCAAAAGCGCTGCAGGAAGGGAAGAGCTTCCTGGTGGTGACTTCTCG AGCGACGCAGCGGTTTCTGGCCAAGACCGAACAGATCCCTACGGTGGCCAGCGAGACCAAAGGGATGCGCGGTGCCGTGCGTTCCTGCGAATGCAAGGCCATCGTGGAATTGGTGCTCGTGCCCTTGGCTCACCACCACATGGCAATGGGCAACGATGCCGGAGCCCTTTATTATCTGCTGGAGTGCGCGGCTGCCTACTTGCACGTCTGCGACAACTACCTG GCTTTTACAAATCTGACCAAAGCAGAGGTCCTGATGAGCTCGGAAAGGGCTAAGAAAGCCAAGGTGCTGGCCTGCTTTGAAGAAGCCACCTTCCTGAGCCTGAAAGGGGAG GTCTGCTGCAATATGGGCTGCACGGACCTGGCAGAGATGATGACGAGAAAGGCCTTGAGCCTGCTAAACAGGCAATTCCCGGTCACCTCAGCTGGCGTGGTCTTTAAATCTCTTCTGGAGAAGTCGAAGCATGCCTCTTGGGAGGCGACCAAGGCCTCCTGCCTTCATCAAGAGGCCGG gagggagaggctcCCCTGGCTGCTCCGGCAGAGCCGCTGCCTTTTCTTGCTGCGGcagctcttcagcctggagagcGCTTCCAGCGGCCGGAGGCGCTCGCGCCTGGCAGCGCTCATGGAGGTCAACACGGCCGAGGAGTCCGGGGATGCGAGTCAC ATCCTCTGGGCCTACGTGGAATACGCCCAGCGCTGCCAGGACCTGGGCTGCCGGGAAGAGTGGCTGCAGTACGGGCGGGCGGCCATGCAGCTCAGCTCCGACATCGAGCCCTTTGGAGGAGGGGTATTAAACGCCGCAAAATTCGCCCAGGCCCTGTCCCATCTGAACCTCAGCCTGGGAAATCTGCCCCTCTCTGTCGATGTCG gCTATCGTGCCAAGAGCCTGTGCGCGGAGCTGGAGCAGCCCGACCTAGACCGTGAGGTTCTGGCCACGCTCTTCACGGCGCTCTTCCTCCAGATGAG GTACCCGGAATGTGTGGAAGTGCTCGCCAGGCTAGAGAAGCAGGTGGCTGGAGAGCACCGGATCATCGGGCAGGCGTgcttcttctcctgctgcttaGACCTCTTGCTTTATGCTG GCTGGGAGTATAAGTCATTTGAGGAGTGCAGGAGCTTCGTAGAGCAGAATGAAGCAAACTGCATCCTCAAATCACAGAAGAGCATCCTGTTTGGGCTGTTTTCATCCCTGGCTCTTTG GTTTGCGAGGCTTGGGCAATGGGACAACTTCCAGAAGCCCTTTGAAAAAgccaagcagctgctgaaggGAGCTGACGCCTCTGTGCCTGCCACGCAAGCGTGCAGTCGGCTCCTGGAGTGCTACAGCCTGCTGCTGAGAAAGGACATTGAGCACTGCTCGGCGAGGGCCTGGGAGAGTCGTGCCGGGGCTCTAAGG CTGGCCGAAGAGGCTTTCGCGCGGTGCTCTACAAGCCCCGTCTTCTACGCCAGAGTCTACCACCTGAAAGCGTACATTTTCCGCATGCTGGGTGACAAACACGAGAGCCAGCTGTGCCTCACCCAGGGCCTCCAAGCCTGTGCGCTGAACGGCAACCTCCTGGAGAAGACGTGGCTGGAGATGAGCTCT gaGCAGTGGTCCACTGGAAAGGCCTTCAGGCACCAGTCTCCCCCGGGGCCAGCTCCCGAAGCAAAGCCAGAAGTCTGTAGCTCCAGGTACCTGCTGAAGCTGCCAGTACTGCAGAGCACGGATGCTCCTCCatga